The Metabacillus schmidteae genome has a segment encoding these proteins:
- a CDS encoding spore morphogenesis/germination protein YwcE → MDVFFAYLLIGTATPLFLWKENRKLAILQVPLIILMWTTLILYMYSDFGTGHLVFGSMFIFNIVAAHLTVLYVLWKSELPEFLQSRTDENYIH, encoded by the coding sequence ATGGATGTATTTTTTGCTTATTTATTAATAGGAACAGCAACCCCATTGTTTTTATGGAAGGAAAATAGAAAGCTTGCTATATTACAAGTACCACTTATTATTCTGATGTGGACAACATTAATTCTCTATATGTACTCTGATTTCGGAACTGGCCACCTTGTGTTTGGATCAATGTTCATTTTTAATATCGTTGCAGCACACTTAACTGTTCTTTATGTTCTTTGGAAATCTGAACTACCGGAATTCTTACAAAGCAGAACTGACGAGAACTATATTCATTAA
- the qoxD gene encoding cytochrome aa3 quinol oxidase subunit IV, which produces MSELFPLKQVMGFVFSLVLTVVALGVYFFDMSFPVGMTVLLVTAFIQAGLQLVVFMHAGETEDRAAIYTNIYYGVIIALVTIFGTLLAMVWDMG; this is translated from the coding sequence ATGAGCGAATTATTTCCGCTTAAACAAGTTATGGGATTTGTTTTTTCATTAGTCCTTACAGTCGTTGCACTTGGTGTTTACTTCTTTGATATGTCGTTTCCGGTAGGGATGACTGTACTTCTTGTAACAGCATTCATACAAGCAGGTCTTCAGCTTGTTGTCTTCATGCACGCAGGTGAAACGGAAGACAGAGCGGCTATTTATACAAACATCTACTACGGAGTAATCATTGCGTTAGTGACTATTTTTGGTACACTGCTTGCAATGGTTTGGGATATGGGCTAA
- the qoxC gene encoding cytochrome aa3 quinol oxidase subunit III yields MKIDNSLPLEYSTEENQLKIFGFWIFLGAEIMLFATLFATYFTLYNRTGSGPDGAEIFVITPVILETLLLLTSSFTIGLGIHAMRLGRVKAMINFFVVTLILGLGFLGIEIYEFIHYAHEGAGIGVSGFTSILLTTLGTHGAHVTLGFFWGLFIVMQVKKRGLTPETANKSFIFSLYWHFLDVVWIFIFSFIYLKGMM; encoded by the coding sequence ATGAAAATTGATAACTCGCTTCCACTTGAATATAGTACAGAAGAAAATCAATTAAAGATCTTTGGATTTTGGATTTTCCTTGGTGCGGAAATCATGCTTTTCGCAACACTTTTCGCAACTTACTTTACATTATATAATCGTACAGGATCAGGTCCTGACGGAGCAGAAATCTTCGTTATCACGCCTGTTATTCTTGAGACACTTTTACTTTTAACAAGTAGTTTTACGATCGGTCTTGGTATCCATGCCATGCGTCTTGGTAGAGTAAAGGCAATGATTAATTTCTTTGTCGTGACACTTATTTTAGGATTAGGGTTCTTAGGTATTGAGATATATGAATTTATTCATTATGCTCATGAGGGAGCAGGTATTGGAGTAAGTGGCTTTACGTCAATTTTATTAACGACATTAGGAACGCACGGTGCCCACGTAACACTAGGGTTTTTCTGGGGATTATTTATTGTAATGCAAGTGAAAAAACGTGGATTAACTCCAGAAACAGCAAATAAGTCGTTTATCTTTTCACTTTATTGGCACTTCCTAGATGTAGTTTGGATCTTTATCTTTAGCTTCATCTATCTGAAAGGAATGATGTAA
- the qoxB gene encoding cytochrome aa3 quinol oxidase subunit I: MDFFDRFAVPHPSFAIYAAMVAIGLTTIAILAGLTYFKKWGYLWREWLTTVDHKRIGIMYLISALVMLFRGGVDAIMLRAQLAVPDNTLLDSQHYNEIFTTHGVVMILFMAMPFIMFFMNLVVPLQIGARDVAFPRLNALSFWLFFMGAMLFNISFVVGGSPDAGWTSYFPLASEEFSKSVGTNYYMIAIQIAGIGTLLTGINFITTIMKMRAPGMTLMKMPMFTWSALIANLIIVFAFPVLTVALAMGTMDRLFGTHFFTIDNGGMDMLWANLFWVWGHPEVYILILPAFGLYSEIISTFSGRNLYGYKSMVWSMVLISLLSFLVWAHHFFTMGQGAFTNSIFSITTMAIAVPTGVKIFNWLFTLRKGKIRMTTPMLYSMLFIPLFTLGGVTGVMLAMSAADYQYHNTMFLVAHFHNVIIPGVVYAMLAGLTYYWPKMFGFMLNERIGKWTAWLLSIGFVLAFIPMYITGLDGQVRRSFTYSEATGFGPLNMVSFIGAGIMMIGFALIAYNIYYSIRYAPRNIGSDPWDARTLEWATHTPVPEYNFAIVPEVKTSEAFWDAKKHGHELFKGEYKKIHMPNNSGMPFIMSCFFFVWGFSLIFSLWIPAIITTIGIFVFMTLRSFEKDHGRYIPVKEIEETESELRGA; the protein is encoded by the coding sequence ATGGATTTCTTTGATCGTTTTGCCGTACCTCATCCAAGTTTTGCGATCTATGCAGCAATGGTTGCGATTGGATTAACAACGATTGCAATCCTTGCTGGATTAACATACTTTAAAAAATGGGGTTATTTATGGCGTGAATGGTTAACGACTGTTGACCATAAACGTATCGGTATTATGTATTTAATTTCTGCGTTAGTTATGTTATTCCGCGGTGGCGTTGACGCGATTATGTTGCGTGCACAGCTTGCCGTTCCTGATAATACATTACTAGATTCACAGCATTATAATGAGATTTTTACAACTCATGGTGTTGTTATGATTCTATTTATGGCAATGCCATTTATCATGTTCTTCATGAACTTAGTTGTTCCACTGCAAATTGGAGCACGTGATGTTGCATTTCCACGTCTGAATGCTTTAAGCTTCTGGTTGTTCTTTATGGGAGCTATGTTATTTAACATTTCATTCGTTGTCGGTGGATCACCTGATGCAGGTTGGACTTCATATTTCCCACTGGCTAGTGAGGAATTCAGTAAATCTGTCGGAACGAATTATTATATGATTGCGATACAGATCGCCGGAATCGGAACCCTGCTTACGGGTATTAACTTTATTACGACGATCATGAAAATGAGAGCACCTGGTATGACATTAATGAAAATGCCAATGTTCACTTGGTCTGCGCTTATTGCAAACTTAATTATCGTATTTGCTTTCCCTGTATTAACAGTTGCACTTGCAATGGGAACAATGGATCGTCTATTTGGAACCCACTTCTTTACGATCGATAACGGTGGTATGGATATGCTTTGGGCGAACTTGTTCTGGGTTTGGGGACATCCTGAAGTATATATCTTGATTTTACCGGCATTCGGTCTTTATAGTGAGATTATTTCAACATTCTCAGGTCGTAACCTATATGGCTACAAGTCAATGGTTTGGTCAATGGTGTTAATTTCTCTTCTTTCTTTCTTAGTATGGGCGCATCACTTCTTTACAATGGGTCAAGGTGCGTTTACAAACAGTATTTTCTCTATTACAACAATGGCGATTGCTGTACCGACTGGGGTTAAGATCTTTAACTGGTTGTTCACACTGCGAAAAGGTAAAATTCGTATGACAACGCCAATGCTTTATTCAATGCTATTCATCCCGCTTTTCACATTAGGTGGGGTAACAGGGGTTATGCTTGCAATGTCTGCAGCTGACTACCAATACCATAATACAATGTTCTTAGTTGCTCACTTCCACAATGTTATTATTCCTGGTGTAGTGTACGCTATGCTTGCTGGATTAACATATTACTGGCCGAAAATGTTCGGCTTTATGTTGAACGAAAGAATTGGGAAATGGACAGCGTGGTTACTTTCTATCGGTTTCGTCCTAGCATTTATCCCAATGTATATTACTGGTTTAGACGGTCAAGTACGTCGTAGCTTCACATATTCAGAAGCAACTGGATTTGGTCCATTAAATATGGTGTCATTTATCGGTGCCGGAATTATGATGATCGGTTTTGCGTTAATCGCTTATAACATCTATTACAGCATTCGTTATGCACCAAGAAATATCGGTTCAGATCCTTGGGATGCACGTACACTTGAGTGGGCTACACACACTCCAGTTCCAGAGTACAACTTTGCAATTGTACCTGAAGTGAAAACAAGCGAAGCATTCTGGGATGCGAAGAAACACGGTCATGAACTATTCAAAGGTGAATATAAGAAAATTCATATGCCTAATAACAGTGGTATGCCATTCATTATGAGTTGTTTCTTCTTTGTATGGGGCTTCTCGCTGATCTTTAGCTTATGGATTCCAGCTATTATAACAACAATTGGGATTTTCGTATTTATGACACTTCGTTCGTTCGAAAAAGATCATGGTCGATATATTCCTGTTAAAGAAATTGAAGAAACTGAATCAGAATTGCGAGGTGCTTAA
- the qoxA gene encoding cytochrome aa3 quinol oxidase subunit II, with translation MKLKWSLFAIMLTIAAVLSGCEPLLVLDPKGPQAERLASDILLTMGIMLFIVLVVFGLLIYMLVKYRASKQPDDYEPPHIHGNVWVETICVGVPILIVAYLSFVSVQSNYIVEAKPEGYGDKEPLVVYASSSDWKWHFSYPEENIETVNYLYIPTDRPLEFKLYSHGPITSFWIPQLGGQKYAMNDHVTTLHLAADAPGEYMGRNSNFSGAGFAENTFNVTAMSQEEFDEWVDEVKETADPLTKDEFSELLEPGHLGQLTYTGTHLEFSPPNEHHHGEAEEEEASDAETEESHDDHSEHEDMSQSEHEHMNH, from the coding sequence ATGAAATTAAAATGGTCTTTGTTTGCGATTATGTTAACAATTGCTGCTGTTTTATCTGGATGTGAGCCGTTATTGGTTTTGGATCCAAAGGGGCCTCAGGCTGAAAGACTAGCAAGTGACATTCTGTTAACAATGGGTATTATGCTATTTATTGTTCTTGTTGTATTTGGACTTTTAATTTACATGCTAGTAAAATATCGTGCTTCTAAGCAGCCTGATGATTATGAGCCGCCTCATATTCACGGGAATGTATGGGTTGAAACGATTTGTGTTGGTGTACCAATTTTAATTGTTGCTTATCTTTCTTTTGTATCTGTTCAAAGTAACTATATTGTAGAGGCAAAGCCGGAAGGCTACGGAGATAAAGAGCCTTTAGTTGTGTATGCATCATCTTCTGATTGGAAATGGCATTTTAGCTATCCTGAAGAAAATATTGAAACAGTTAACTACTTATATATACCAACTGATCGTCCGCTTGAATTTAAATTGTATTCACACGGACCGATTACAAGCTTCTGGATTCCGCAGCTTGGTGGACAGAAGTATGCGATGAATGATCACGTTACAACACTTCATTTAGCTGCAGATGCACCAGGTGAGTATATGGGCCGTAACTCTAACTTTAGTGGTGCTGGATTTGCTGAAAATACATTTAATGTAACAGCGATGTCTCAGGAAGAATTTGATGAGTGGGTTGATGAAGTAAAAGAAACAGCTGACCCTCTTACAAAAGATGAATTTTCAGAGCTGTTAGAACCAGGTCATCTTGGGCAGTTAACATATACTGGAACTCATTTAGAGTTCTCACCTCCGAATGAACATCATCATGGTGAAGCTGAGGAAGAAGAAGCTTCTGATGCAGAAACTGAGGAATCTCACGATGATCATTCAGAACATGAAGACATGTCTCAATCAGAGCATGAACACATGAATCATTAA
- a CDS encoding SRPBCC family protein: MFIYAPRNICFDVARDIDIHTESTSQTNERAIGGVTSGLIGLNETVTWEAVHFGVKQNLTVRITEFDFPNRFVDEMEKGAFKRFYHVHEFIEKETGTLMVDTFDYTSPFGIIGKLADRLFLEQYMKEFLIKRNRYIKKIAEERVGR, from the coding sequence ATGTTTATATATGCACCGCGCAACATTTGCTTTGATGTTGCGCGTGATATCGATATTCATACCGAGTCCACAAGCCAAACAAATGAACGTGCCATCGGTGGTGTAACAAGCGGTCTCATCGGACTGAACGAAACCGTCACCTGGGAAGCTGTACACTTTGGGGTTAAGCAAAACCTAACCGTTCGAATCACTGAATTCGACTTCCCTAACCGTTTCGTCGACGAAATGGAAAAAGGAGCCTTCAAACGTTTTTACCACGTACACGAATTTATTGAAAAAGAAACCGGCACTCTTATGGTCGACACATTCGACTACACCTCCCCGTTCGGCATTATTGGAAAGCTTGCGGACCGACTGTTTTTAGAGCAGTATATGAAAGAATTTTTAATTAAGAGAAATCGGTATATTAAGAAGATTGCTGAAGAGAGAGTGGGCCGCTGA
- a CDS encoding DNA topoisomerase III yields the protein MSKTVVLAEKPSVGRDLARVLHCHKKGNGFLEGDQYIVTWALGHLVTLADPESYGDQYKSWRLEDLPMLPAPLKLVVIKKTGKQFQTVKSQLLRKDVRDIVIATDAGREGELVARWILEKAHVNKPIKRLWISSVTDKAIKEGFRKLKSGKEYENLYASAVARAEADWIVGLNATRALTTKYNAQLSSGRVQTPTLAMIAQREEEIRSFKPKKFYGIKAVTEKGLSFTWQDAKTNDTKSFDAESIDRKLGQLKGKETKIVNVKVTPKKTYSPALYDLTELQRDANKRFGYSAKETLSIMQKLYEQHKVLTYPRTDSRYITSDIVATLKDRLEACRIKPYAPAIAKILSKPIKANKSFVDDQKVSDHHAIIPTEESVPLSALSDKERKIYDLVVKRFVAVLSPAYQYEQTVVTAKIGDESFLAKGKRVISPGWKEVYSDHVDEDSEDDQTLPALSEGDTFSLRAISKTTGETKPPARFNEATLLSAMENPTKYMAGESKDLIKTIGETGGLGTVATRADIIEKLYSSFLIEKKGKELFITSKGKQLLTLVPEELKSPVLTAEWEQKLTKISKGALPKQVFLNEMKQYAKEVVNEIKNSEQKFKHDNLTGSKCPECGKLMLEVNGKKGKMHVCQDRECGYRKGISKVTNARCPNCHKKLELRGQGEGQLFVCKCGHREKMSTFQERRKKNQNSKVSKREVSNYMKKQDDNFSNNALADALAKLNLKE from the coding sequence ATGAGTAAAACAGTCGTTCTAGCTGAGAAACCTTCTGTTGGGAGAGATTTAGCTAGAGTGTTACATTGTCATAAGAAAGGAAATGGTTTTCTTGAGGGAGATCAGTATATTGTTACATGGGCACTTGGGCACCTTGTGACATTGGCTGATCCGGAAAGCTATGGAGATCAATATAAATCATGGCGCTTGGAAGATTTGCCAATGCTGCCCGCACCGCTTAAGCTAGTGGTTATTAAAAAAACAGGTAAGCAATTTCAAACGGTCAAATCACAGTTATTGCGCAAGGATGTGCGTGACATTGTAATTGCAACAGATGCAGGGCGTGAAGGGGAGCTTGTCGCACGATGGATCTTAGAAAAAGCTCATGTAAACAAACCAATTAAAAGACTTTGGATATCTTCTGTCACAGATAAAGCGATTAAAGAAGGCTTCCGCAAGCTTAAAAGTGGAAAAGAATATGAAAATCTTTATGCATCAGCCGTAGCAAGGGCAGAAGCAGACTGGATTGTTGGCTTAAACGCAACACGTGCGCTCACAACCAAATACAATGCACAGCTATCTTCAGGACGTGTCCAAACACCAACATTAGCGATGATTGCTCAGCGCGAGGAAGAAATCCGAAGCTTTAAGCCTAAGAAATTTTATGGAATCAAAGCTGTAACCGAGAAGGGACTATCATTCACCTGGCAGGATGCAAAGACAAACGATACGAAATCATTTGATGCCGAATCGATTGATAGAAAGCTCGGTCAGCTAAAAGGAAAAGAGACCAAGATAGTCAATGTGAAGGTTACGCCTAAAAAGACATATTCGCCTGCTCTTTACGATTTAACCGAGCTGCAACGAGATGCAAATAAGCGGTTTGGTTATTCAGCAAAAGAAACACTTTCCATTATGCAAAAGCTCTATGAACAGCATAAAGTGTTAACATATCCACGAACAGATTCACGCTATATTACAAGCGACATTGTAGCAACCTTAAAGGATCGCCTTGAAGCGTGCCGGATCAAACCATATGCACCAGCTATTGCAAAGATTTTAAGCAAGCCTATTAAAGCAAATAAATCATTCGTAGATGATCAAAAGGTATCAGATCACCACGCCATCATTCCGACAGAAGAATCTGTACCATTAAGTGCATTATCAGATAAAGAACGGAAAATCTATGACCTTGTCGTTAAACGTTTTGTTGCTGTTCTTTCACCTGCTTATCAATATGAACAAACAGTTGTGACAGCTAAAATTGGTGATGAATCGTTTTTGGCAAAGGGAAAGCGTGTCATCTCTCCAGGCTGGAAAGAAGTATACAGTGACCATGTAGACGAAGACAGTGAAGATGATCAAACACTTCCAGCTTTATCAGAAGGTGATACGTTTTCGTTAAGAGCTATCTCCAAAACAACTGGAGAAACAAAGCCGCCTGCCAGATTCAATGAAGCAACACTACTTTCAGCTATGGAAAATCCAACAAAATACATGGCAGGTGAAAGCAAGGATCTGATTAAAACGATTGGGGAAACAGGCGGACTTGGAACCGTTGCAACAAGAGCTGATATTATTGAAAAGCTGTATAGTAGTTTTTTAATAGAGAAAAAAGGCAAAGAACTCTTCATTACATCAAAGGGTAAGCAGCTTTTAACGTTGGTTCCAGAAGAATTAAAGTCACCTGTTCTCACAGCAGAATGGGAGCAAAAGCTAACGAAAATTTCCAAAGGTGCTCTACCAAAACAAGTCTTTTTAAACGAAATGAAGCAATATGCGAAAGAAGTAGTAAATGAAATAAAAAATAGTGAACAGAAATTTAAGCACGATAATCTGACAGGAAGCAAGTGCCCTGAATGTGGCAAACTAATGCTGGAAGTAAACGGAAAGAAAGGTAAAATGCATGTTTGCCAGGATCGTGAATGCGGTTATCGAAAAGGTATCTCAAAGGTGACAAATGCCCGCTGTCCAAATTGTCACAAAAAGTTAGAGTTACGAGGCCAAGGAGAAGGTCAACTATTTGTTTGTAAATGCGGCCACCGCGAAAAAATGTCTACCTTCCAGGAAAGACGTAAAAAGAATCAAAATAGTAAGGTATCAAAACGTGAAGTCTCAAATTACATGAAAAAGCAAGATGATAACTTTTCAAATAACGCATTAGCAGATGCGTTAGCAAAGTTGAATCTTAAAGAATAA
- a CDS encoding STAS domain-containing protein, which produces MHRNIELYNYLVENSWQMTEDWYHLVEDEDPNSVYSSRDPKVIQALKEQNQDYFLRLHRIFKKEEDQFFKEFTEWSEELARDQKHLDTPVHYVVREFGRTQEVYITYIKNFYKQNIDKIDVDRLFLWLEKVRKICQLSIYIYIDQAHKNTMRQLAAQKEVINELSAPVISLQNRVALLPLIGDIDTARAKLIIENTLKQCANLDVDYLCIDLSGVVIIDTMVAQEIFSLIRALQLLGITAILSGIRPEIAQTAIQLGLDFGEIKTTASLASALEQLYALK; this is translated from the coding sequence ATGCATAGAAATATAGAGCTATATAATTACTTAGTAGAAAACTCTTGGCAAATGACAGAGGATTGGTATCATCTTGTGGAGGATGAAGATCCCAATTCTGTTTATTCTTCAAGAGATCCAAAAGTTATCCAAGCCTTAAAGGAGCAAAATCAAGATTATTTTCTACGTTTACATAGGATTTTCAAAAAAGAAGAAGATCAGTTTTTCAAGGAATTTACAGAATGGTCGGAAGAATTAGCCCGAGACCAGAAACATCTGGATACGCCAGTGCATTACGTTGTTAGGGAGTTTGGTAGAACACAGGAAGTTTATATAACCTACATAAAGAATTTCTACAAACAAAATATAGATAAAATCGATGTTGACAGACTTTTCCTTTGGTTAGAAAAGGTGAGAAAAATCTGCCAATTATCTATTTACATTTATATTGATCAAGCTCATAAGAATACGATGAGACAACTGGCGGCACAAAAGGAAGTCATTAATGAACTAAGTGCACCGGTTATCTCTCTCCAAAACAGAGTAGCTCTGCTTCCTCTAATAGGAGATATTGATACGGCAAGAGCAAAATTAATTATAGAAAATACATTAAAACAATGTGCTAATTTGGATGTTGATTACTTATGTATTGATTTATCAGGTGTTGTTATTATCGATACAATGGTAGCACAGGAAATATTTAGTTTAATAAGAGCACTGCAATTACTGGGTATTACTGCTATTTTATCTGGAATAAGACCAGAAATTGCCCAAACAGCTATCCAGCTTGGTCTTGATTTTGGAGAAATTAAAACAACTGCATCATTAGCCAGTGCGTTGGAACAGTTGTATGCATTAAAGTAA
- a CDS encoding response regulator transcription factor codes for MIKVVFVDDHEMVRIGVLSYLSAQPDIEVIGEADNGRKGVELCLELRPDVILMDLVMNEMDGIEATKEIMNAWPEAKIIIVTSFLDDEKVYPALEAGATSYLLKTSKASEIANAVRATFHGQSILEPEVTGKMMMKMRQKDAVHLHDQLTSREMEILMLMAEGKTNQEIADELFIALKTAKTHVSNILSKLDVQDRTQAVIYAFKHSLVK; via the coding sequence ATGATTAAAGTCGTATTTGTTGATGATCATGAAATGGTGAGAATCGGAGTTCTATCCTACCTTTCCGCACAGCCCGATATTGAAGTAATCGGTGAAGCTGATAATGGACGTAAAGGTGTAGAACTATGCCTGGAGCTTCGTCCGGATGTGATTTTAATGGATTTAGTCATGAACGAAATGGATGGAATCGAAGCAACCAAGGAAATTATGAATGCATGGCCAGAGGCAAAAATTATTATTGTGACTAGCTTCCTTGATGATGAAAAAGTATACCCGGCTCTTGAAGCAGGTGCAACCAGCTATCTTTTAAAAACATCAAAAGCAAGTGAAATTGCGAATGCAGTCCGGGCGACCTTTCATGGACAATCTATACTGGAGCCTGAGGTAACAGGGAAAATGATGATGAAAATGCGCCAAAAGGATGCGGTTCATCTGCACGATCAACTAACCTCCAGGGAAATGGAAATTTTAATGCTTATGGCTGAGGGAAAAACGAATCAGGAAATCGCTGATGAATTATTTATTGCGCTAAAAACAGCTAAAACACATGTGAGTAATATTTTAAGTAAACTTGATGTACAAGACCGAACACAAGCGGTTATTTATGCATTTAAACATTCACTTGTAAAATAA
- a CDS encoding sensor histidine kinase has product MSMVQRQIISSAIFTLIIFVIFSLLFFMAFPFDEWGELWTRKVMDLPFIYIVPSVSILAGVCFGFITGFSWKKHLRSIDLDIQEVSKGKPILTEQHPLPDIQEIKTKLTKIQKQMLEQTKLSQKIANEKAEDQERRVQEMVSQERNRLARELHDSVSQQLFAASMMMSAVTESKPISDDWETKQLKMIEATIHQSQLEMRALLLHLRPVALKGKSLQEGIQELLVELMQKVTMNIKWKVEPIPLDKGVEDHLFRILQESVSNTLRHAKATTLDVLLIKRDEFVIMRVTDDGIGFDQEEGKSGSYGLQNMHERALEIGGSMKIVSLKNNGTRLEVKVPILAGEWGEEND; this is encoded by the coding sequence ATGAGCATGGTTCAGCGGCAAATTATCAGCAGCGCCATTTTTACCCTCATTATATTTGTTATCTTTTCTCTTCTGTTTTTTATGGCTTTTCCTTTCGATGAGTGGGGAGAATTATGGACTCGTAAAGTAATGGACTTACCGTTTATTTATATTGTACCAAGTGTTAGTATTTTAGCGGGTGTATGTTTTGGATTTATTACGGGATTTAGTTGGAAGAAACATCTGCGATCTATTGACCTAGATATTCAAGAGGTTTCAAAGGGAAAGCCGATTCTTACCGAACAACACCCATTACCGGATATTCAGGAAATAAAAACAAAACTAACAAAAATCCAGAAACAAATGCTGGAGCAAACAAAATTATCACAAAAAATTGCAAATGAAAAAGCGGAAGATCAGGAAAGAAGAGTTCAGGAAATGGTCTCCCAGGAAAGAAATCGGCTGGCAAGAGAGCTTCATGACTCAGTTAGCCAACAGTTATTTGCTGCATCAATGATGATGTCAGCTGTTACAGAGTCAAAGCCGATATCTGATGACTGGGAAACGAAACAACTGAAAATGATTGAAGCAACTATTCATCAGTCACAGCTTGAAATGAGAGCGTTATTACTTCATTTGCGTCCCGTTGCATTAAAAGGAAAATCACTTCAAGAAGGAATTCAGGAGCTTTTAGTAGAACTTATGCAGAAGGTCACAATGAATATAAAATGGAAGGTAGAACCGATACCGTTAGACAAAGGGGTAGAGGACCATCTATTTCGAATTTTACAAGAATCTGTTTCCAATACATTGCGACATGCGAAAGCAACAACTTTGGATGTGCTGCTTATAAAGCGTGACGAATTTGTGATCATGCGTGTGACAGATGATGGAATAGGATTTGATCAGGAAGAAGGAAAGTCAGGATCCTATGGATTGCAAAATATGCATGAACGAGCATTAGAAATTGGTGGATCAATGAAAATCGTAAGCTTGAAAAATAATGGAACACGATTAGAGGTAAAAGTTCCAATTTTGGCAGGAGAGTGGGGTGAAGAAAATGATTAA
- the liaF gene encoding cell wall-active antibiotics response protein LiaF: MLKNINSDYLNWIILIGFLLLLLEVLFFNGGLIVTFLLSIGSIYLGRKWRPRFLGKLLYWGGWIWFVGTVLNMITLRYFLFVLVIYLIVHFFQTQKNPKQVKPIIIESQETSNNGEFIQRKKIFENKIFSSQKSPEHAYEWNDINIQVGIGNTVIDLSDTVLPIAEAVIVIRSLVGNVQVLVPYEMELHIHHSTIAGSITIFQEAEQRVVNETVIYETAQYKEADQKIKLFTSAISGKLEVKRV; this comes from the coding sequence ATGCTTAAGAATATAAATTCAGACTATTTAAATTGGATCATCTTAATAGGATTTCTCCTCCTTCTATTAGAAGTATTATTTTTTAACGGTGGATTAATTGTCACCTTTCTTCTCTCCATTGGAAGTATCTATTTAGGACGGAAATGGCGACCGCGCTTTTTAGGGAAGCTCCTGTACTGGGGCGGATGGATTTGGTTCGTTGGTACCGTACTTAATATGATTACTCTTCGCTATTTTTTATTTGTATTGGTTATATATCTTATTGTCCATTTTTTTCAAACACAAAAAAACCCTAAGCAAGTAAAACCGATTATCATTGAGTCTCAAGAAACAAGTAATAACGGTGAATTTATTCAACGGAAAAAAATCTTTGAGAATAAGATTTTTTCCAGCCAAAAATCGCCGGAGCATGCATATGAATGGAATGATATTAATATCCAAGTCGGGATAGGAAATACGGTCATTGATTTAAGTGACACTGTATTGCCGATTGCTGAAGCGGTTATTGTCATTCGAAGCCTAGTTGGGAATGTTCAAGTGTTAGTCCCTTATGAGATGGAACTTCATATCCATCATTCTACAATTGCGGGATCTATTACGATCTTTCAAGAGGCCGAACAGCGGGTCGTGAATGAAACAGTTATCTACGAGACAGCACAATATAAAGAGGCTGACCAAAAGATTAAGCTCTTCACCTCAGCAATCTCGGGAAAGCTTGAGGTGAAAAGAGTATGA
- a CDS encoding PspA/IM30 family protein produces the protein MANIFTRLKETIAADLHEALDQKEQKNPIAVLNHYLRQCEAETEKVRKLVERQYLLKDEFNREYNEAVHLAEKRQRQAEIALQAGETELYEFALREQSHYEERVARLEESRQQTTRQLEELEQKYEEMKHKVKDMHIKRMELMGRENIARAHHRMNKVVDQGSFSTKAFTRFEEMESYLDRLEQKVNQDYHRSTIDARIAQLEKQLKTEETNAIS, from the coding sequence ATGGCAAACATTTTTACAAGATTAAAGGAAACCATTGCAGCAGATTTACATGAGGCTTTAGATCAAAAGGAGCAAAAAAATCCGATCGCAGTTCTAAACCACTACTTAAGACAATGTGAAGCTGAAACAGAAAAGGTACGTAAGCTTGTTGAAAGACAATATTTATTAAAAGACGAATTCAATCGTGAATACAATGAAGCAGTTCATTTAGCAGAAAAACGTCAACGCCAGGCTGAAATTGCACTTCAAGCAGGGGAAACAGAGCTATATGAATTTGCTTTAAGAGAACAATCTCATTATGAGGAAAGAGTTGCACGTTTAGAAGAGTCACGTCAGCAAACCACACGTCAACTTGAAGAGCTTGAACAAAAGTATGAGGAAATGAAGCATAAGGTAAAGGATATGCATATAAAAAGAATGGAACTGATGGGCAGAGAAAATATAGCTCGAGCACATCACCGTATGAATAAAGTTGTAGATCAGGGCAGTTTTTCAACGAAAGCTTTCACTCGTTTTGAGGAAATGGAAAGCTATCTGGATCGCCTTGAACAAAAAGTGAACCAAGACTATCACCGCAGTACAATTGATGCACGAATTGCTCAATTAGAAAAACAACTAAAAACAGAAGAAACAAATGCAATTTCATAA